TAAGATTAATAAAATTAAAGTAATTTTTACTTTACTTACTTTATTTGAAAATATAATGCATTTAAAACTGAGTGAAACAGCAATTTAAAAATGTAATATATATCTTATTAAATGAAGTTGGTAATTTCATTTATAATTGCTTAATGAATAAAATACATTATATTTGACTTGCTTTTAAATCAAATTTTTGCACTGACTATGCTAACAAATTTAATAAATTCTTTTCATCATACAGCTCTTTTAATAAGCCAATCGAATATTCTAACCATCTTAACTATTGTTGTTATTTTCTTTGCTTGTTTATTAATTTTGGGGATTAGAAAATCTTATAAACTTAAAAAAGAAAATGAACGTTTAGACAGGCTTAGTGAAGAAATAGAAAAACCAGAAGAAAAATATAAAGATTTTACAGATGGGCATATGTATGGTGGTAATTAAAAAACATTACATACATAAAAAGCCTGCTAAAGCAGGCTTTTTATGTATGTAATCAGTACATGATTAACGCACTAACTTCTTATACTTAATACGTTTAGGTGTTAAATCACCTCCCAAACGTTTCTTTTTACTTTCTTCGTACTCGCTAAAACTACCTTCAAAGAAATACACTTGCGAATCGCCTTCGAAAGCCAAAATATGGGTACAGATTCTATCTAAAAACCATCTATCATGCGATATCACGACGGCACAACCTGCAAAGTTTTCTAAACCTTCTTCTAAAGCGCGTAAAGTATTCACATCAAGATCATTGGTTGGCTCATCCAAAAGTAGTACGTTGCCTTCCTCTTTAAGTGTCATGGCTAAATGAAGACGGTTTCTCTCACCTCCAGAAAGTAATTTCACTTTTTTATTTTGTTCTCCTCCTGAAAAATTAAAACGACTTAAATAAGCTCTAGAATTCACCTCTTTACCTCCCATTAAAACAAGCTCTTGTTCATCGCTAAAATTTTGCCAAATTGTTTTTTCGGGGTCAATGTTAGAATGTGCCTGATCTACGTACGCTATTTTAGCTGTTTCACCTACTAGAAACTCACCTTTATCTGGTGTTTGTTCACCCATAATCATTCTAAAAATAGTTGTTTTACCAGCACCATTCGGGCCAATAACACCAACAATACCTGCTTGTGGTAGTTTGAAGTTTAAATCTTCGTACAACAATTTATCATCAAAACCTTTACTTACACCAACCGCTTCTATAACATTCGTGCCTAAACGTGGCCCATTAGGAATATAAATCTCTAATTTTTCGTCAAGTTGTTTTTGGTCTTGACTTAATAATTTATCATAATTGTTTAAACGTGCTTTTTGTTTGGTTTGACGTCCTTTGGCACCTTGACGAACCCACTCTAACTCACGCTCCAATGTTTTTTGGCGCTTCGAAGCTGTCTTACTTTCTTGAGCTAAACGCTTTGATTTTTGATCTAACCAAGAAGAATAATTACCTTTCCAAGGAATACCCTCTCCTCTATCTAATTCTAATATCCACCCAGCAACGTTATCTAAAAAGTATCTATCGTGAGTTACTGCAATAACAGTTCCTTTATATTGTGCTAAATGATGCTCTAACCAATGTACCGATTCTGCATCTAAGTGGTTGGTTGGCTCATCCAATAACAACACATCTGGCTCTTGTAACAGCAATCGGCATAATGCTACACGACGACGTTCTCCACCTGATAATACACCTATTTTTTTATCGCCATCTGGTGTTCTAAGTGCATCCATAGCAATTTCTAATTTGGTATCTAATTCCCAAGCATTCGAAGCATCAATTTTATCTTGAAGCTCAGCTTGTCTAGCCATGAGTTTGTCCATTTTATCTGGGTTAGAATACACTTCTTCTAAACCAAACATATCGTTTATTTTATTGTATTCATCAAGAATAGCAACAGTTTCAGCTGCACCTTCTTTTACAATTTCTAAAACGGTTTTGCTTTCATCAAGCTGTGGCTCTTGCTCTAAATACCCAACCGAGTAATCTTGCAAAAAAGTAACATCTCCTTGATAATTCTTTTCAACCCCCGCAATAATTTTAAGCAAGGTAGACTTACCCGATCCATTTAAACCTAAAATTCCAATTTTAGCACCGTAAAAAAAACTTAAATAAATATTTTTTAATACTGGCGTATTTGCACCAGTAAATGTCTTGGTTAAACCAGACATTGAGAAGATAACTTTTTTATCGTCAGACATAATTAATTATGATTTTAGATTTACTATTTGAAAAAAATATCCGTTTGTATTATTGAAAACATTGCAAAATACAACGAATACAGCAAACTATATTATACACGCCCCTTTAAAGCATTAAAGACCCAAGCAATGGCAAAAAAACCAATACCTACAGCTGCAAAACCCCAACCCGCTACATCATCGTATTTAAAAGCACCCATTAAAATTAATGCGACGCCTACTATTATCATAATTGTTGTGGCCCAAGCCAATACTGTGTTTTTATTCATTGCCATAGTTAGTTATTTAATTTTTGGGCGCATCCTTGAAAATAAGGTCGGGCTTTCCGCTGTATCTTT
The genomic region above belongs to Mariniflexile litorale and contains:
- a CDS encoding CAL67264 family membrane protein — translated: MAMNKNTVLAWATTIMIIVGVALILMGAFKYDDVAGWGFAAVGIGFFAIAWVFNALKGRV
- the ettA gene encoding energy-dependent translational throttle protein EttA — protein: MSDDKKVIFSMSGLTKTFTGANTPVLKNIYLSFFYGAKIGILGLNGSGKSTLLKIIAGVEKNYQGDVTFLQDYSVGYLEQEPQLDESKTVLEIVKEGAAETVAILDEYNKINDMFGLEEVYSNPDKMDKLMARQAELQDKIDASNAWELDTKLEIAMDALRTPDGDKKIGVLSGGERRRVALCRLLLQEPDVLLLDEPTNHLDAESVHWLEHHLAQYKGTVIAVTHDRYFLDNVAGWILELDRGEGIPWKGNYSSWLDQKSKRLAQESKTASKRQKTLERELEWVRQGAKGRQTKQKARLNNYDKLLSQDQKQLDEKLEIYIPNGPRLGTNVIEAVGVSKGFDDKLLYEDLNFKLPQAGIVGVIGPNGAGKTTIFRMIMGEQTPDKGEFLVGETAKIAYVDQAHSNIDPEKTIWQNFSDEQELVLMGGKEVNSRAYLSRFNFSGGEQNKKVKLLSGGERNRLHLAMTLKEEGNVLLLDEPTNDLDVNTLRALEEGLENFAGCAVVISHDRWFLDRICTHILAFEGDSQVYFFEGSFSEYEESKKKRLGGDLTPKRIKYKKLVR